CCTCTGCGCCGCCGGCTGCAGCGACACTACTTGTCTATTCTCAAGAAGCAGATGTCCGATCCCGATTCGGAAAAGAATGCCGCGGCGCTGGCGGCCCTCGGCCCGCTAGGGGAAGCCCTCGCTTCCCTCATCACCCAGGCCGAAGGGACGGACATCCGCGCAGCGGGGTACGCAGGCCTGACCCGGCTGCGGGAAGAGCTGCAGGCCGCAGTATTGAAGACAGTAGATGCGACCACGCGCTATCACCTGTCCGACCTCGACCGGCAGATTGGGATGATTCTGAAGGATGCTGGATAATATTACCTCTCTCACAACCCCAACCACGAAGAATATCCATGATTACGAAATTTGAACAAAGTTCCGGCAACACCATCGGCTACAAGATCAGCGGCACAATCAGCAAAGACGACTATGCTGTCATGGTCCCGGAAGCGGAAGCGTTGGTGGATCAGGAAGGGGACATCAACATGCTTCTGGACCTGAGCGAATTCCACTGGGAAGAGATCAGCGCCTGGGGCGCAGACATGAAATTTGGGTCCACCTACCGCAAGAAAATCGACAAAATGGCCATTGTCGGCGACAGTAAATGACAGAAATGGCTGATGGCCCTGGTCGATCCCTTGACCATGATCCTATCTGACCGGGATTCCCCCCTTTGGGGGGTTAGGGGGGCGGAAAAAGCTGTTTCCATCATCGCACATCGCAGCATCGACACTCCTGGAGGTTTGCCATGACCGAACAACGCAGACACTAACCTATCAATGCCTACGGACTCTTGGCTGACACACCGTCATCGCTGCAAAAGTGATTCCTGACAGAAACCAGAAGTTTGTAAGCAATCATCCACGCTGCGCTATCACCTCACAAACCCTTGGGTTCACATCTATCGTCCCTTTTTGATCAATCATTCTCTCACGAGGAAGACCATGAATACCAAACGCTTCATACCAACCATTGCTATTTTAACCCTGGTGCTCTTGCTGGGCGCATGCAGCCGTAGCGAACCAACGCCTGCGCCAGAGCCAACAGCAGCCCCACCCCCGGCCCAGGCGAATCCAACTATCGCCCCTGAAGAGATGCCGGCGGAGGAAGAGACCGCCCCGGCGGAAGAGCAAATCGCGGCGGAATCCAACAC
This genomic window from Chloroflexota bacterium contains:
- a CDS encoding STAS/SEC14 domain-containing protein gives rise to the protein MITKFEQSSGNTIGYKISGTISKDDYAVMVPEAEALVDQEGDINMLLDLSEFHWEEISAWGADMKFGSTYRKKIDKMAIVGDSK